A segment of the Lepus europaeus isolate LE1 chromosome X, mLepTim1.pri, whole genome shotgun sequence genome:
ctaatgagctgcggcgccggcttgcaTCATGTTAAttcataaaaatatgaattagatacaggaaaaaatatatatatatattcatattgataccacacatgtacatatacagaAACAACCACACAAATATAATCCACAAAAGGAAGTGTACTACACAGACCGATCtgtgccttgatttttttttcacctaaTATGTCTTGCAGACAATTTCTTCtcattataaatatattcacCTATAGCCTTTTTCTGCTTATTGTATTATTACCAACactttataatgaaatatttgaggaattcaaaaagttgCCAATGAACACCAATATACACATtatgtaaattttagaattaatAATTTATAACACCTGCTTTATCACATATCTATCATTTTACCTATCAGTTTATATCATTTTCTTTAATGCATTTTGAAATGAGTAGTAGGTATCAGTTCACTTCATTAAGAAATGCTTGAGCATACATATTATTAACCagagttaaatatttatttacagtattttttgaaaaagtctTTTTAcagccattttttattttttttatttttatgttttttgacaggcagagttagacagtgagagagagagagagagacagagaaaggtcttccttttccgttggttcacaccctaaatggccgctacggccagcgcatgctgctccaatctgaagccaggagccaggtgcttcctcctggtttcccatgtgggagcacttgggcagtcctccactgccctcctgggccacagcagagagctggactggaaggggagcaactgggacagaatctggcgccccaactgggcctagaaccctgtgtgccggcgccgcaggcggaggattagccaagtgagccgcagcgccggcctctacagccattttttaaagatagttaTTTCAATGTTGGATTGTCTTAATGACTTTTAAAAGGGAATAATTattgtaaatgtgtggatttttTGGCagaccttattctttttttaacttttatttaatgaatataaatttccaaagtaagaCCTTATTCTTTTAATACTTAAGCCAGTTCCATATtgctttgaaaaatagaattttgtgATACCCATCGAAATGTAAGTACTGCATTTCTCCAAATTCATGGTCATTTTTCCACAGGCTTTCGCTTTTCTAGATCCCTTAAATTCGACTCATATTTGGAGAATTACATTGTGCGTTTGTACAAAAAAACATGTTACAATTATGTTTAACCTCCGTTGATTTTATAGATAAATTTGAAGATAATTGACATTTGGGAAATATTGTCTTACAATTCACGAACACATTTGTTTCCAACTATTTAGGTTGTAATTTTTCTCAGCAATGGTTTGTGGTTTTCAGTTTAGAGGTCTTAAACATCTGTCATTagattcatttctaggaatttgatgactatttttgctattgtaaattgtattgctttacttttaattttccaatttctttatgaaaatatGGCTGGTTTTATATGTTAACCTTGTATCATGCTACCTTGTTATAAAACATAAATCAGTTCTACTAGTAGTTTTCTTGTGATTTCTTACATATACCTTCATAAGATCCAAAACCAAAAATTCTGTTGCTTCTTCCTCAATGATGTTTatgctgttcttttctttttttcttgacataCATACATCCAGAAGTGCTCTAAATAGATACAACAAAGTTGAGAAACCTTCCCTTGTTTGAAGGGGAGAAATATTCAATATTTCACTGTGAAATAAAATGTTGGCTGTAGGTTTTTAaacatcatttatttaatttttaaattttacttgagagagagagagagagagagagagagaaattaatcttccattgactgattcactccccaaatatctgcaaaatccaggactgggtcagaataaagttaggagcccagaactcagagtCTGCAAGCtgtgtggcagcaacccaagtacttgcattaTTGCCTGATGCCTCCAAGGGTTCAAATAGCAGTAAGCTGAATAAGAAGTGGTGCTGGGACCAAACCATGCACTCTaatatgtgatgcaggtgtcttaagcagtaacttaactactgtgccagacACCTGTGACTGCAGGGTTTTGTGCATTTTATAGGActgataaagtttttttaaaaagatttatttatttatttatttgaaagacagagtggcagagagaaggacagggaggGACAAAAAGAGacgttccatctgctagttcactccccaaatggctgcaacagctagggctgaagccaggcaccaagtatctgggccattgcactgcttttccaggcacattagtagccTTTTGGGCCAAGtccacaataaaacaaaacaaaacaaaacaaaaaaacactaccATGTAAATAGTCACAATTCTTTCAAAACAGCTCCACTCTGGAATTAGGCTTTATTCCTCTTTAACCCAACAGATCTTACCATTTTCTCCAAGCCATACAGCTCCACAGGCCACCAGGTGGAAGGCTGCAGGAAATACTTTATGTTCTGCTAATTTTACTCTTTCAGACAGAGTTGCAACAGTGTCACCCCTTTTCACGGGAACAGCTTCTTGTAAAATAATTTGTCCGGTGTCTACATCTTCAGATACAAAGTGCACGGTGCAGCCGGTGactgtgactccagcttccagagcCTGCTCATGGGCGTTGGCACCCTTGAAAGAAGGGAGTAAGGATAGGTGGATGTTGAGCattttcccattccattttcTAACAAAGGGACCAGAGAGAATTCTCATGAATCCTGCAAGACAGACTATGTCTGTGGAGAACTCTTCAAGAACTTGGTCAACTGCATTGTCAAATTCTGCACGATTTTCATATAATTTATGATTAATTACTCTGGTTGGAATACCAGCTCTTTCTGCTTTCTCTAAGCCCGTGACTGCAGCTTTATTGGAAATGACAACAACAATGTGTGAGGATCTATTTGGATCCTGAGTACTGTCTATGAGTGCCTGGAGGTTTGAGCCTGTTCTGGATATTAAGACAGCCACTCTTGCCTTTCTGGGTTGGACGGAGCAATGATTTTTCAGGGAGCTGTTTTCCAGTACTGAGCCATTCATTTGCATGGCTTCAGCCAGCTTCTTGACTTTCACACGAGGGGAACCTTCAGGACAAGCGACCACACTGCCAATCACCCAGGCTTCTTCCTGGTACTGCCGAATGTCCCTCAGAATCCGCTCTGTCTGATCATTTGATACCACGAGGGCAGTCCCAAGCCCAAAGTTAAATGTTCTGACCATCTCTTCTTCAGAGAGCTGCCCTTCTTGCTGTAACCATGAGAAGATCCTAGGGATCCTCCAGGTCCAGGCATCTAGATCCACACCACATTTCGGAGGGAGGACTCTGGGGATATTTTCCAGCAATCCTCCACTGGTAATGTGGACAAAAGCCTTGACATGACCTGATCGTAGGACAGGTAGCAGCGAATGGCTGTAGATTCTTGTTGGAGTTAGAAGTAGGTCCCCTAAGATCTGGTCACCACAACCATCAGGTGCTGGAGAGGAGTACTGAAGTGAAGACTGGGCTACAATTTTCCTCACAAGGCTAAATACATTGCTGTGAAGACCGGATGAAGCTATCCCAATAACAACATCCCCTTTGATACACAGTTTATAGAAGATTCTTATTATGAGTGGATATTTAATTTTGCCAAATGCTAATTGTCCTCTATTCAATACAAATGGAAcattacattgatttttaaaaatttgttgatttacttatttgagatgcagagagacaaagagaaagacagattgACAAAGAGAGGTATTCCTggacttgttcactccccaaatgctggcaacaagcAGGGTTAGACCAAAGTCACAAGTTGGAAGCttaatctgggactcccacatgagtgacagctatcagctgctgcctcccacaggtcTGAactttcaggaagctggaatgggaagcagagctgggacataaacccagacacctgatatggaatgcaagtcATCttgagcagcatcttaaccatttggGCAAGTTCCCATCCTtgtggctttttgttgttgttgttttgtttttgaaaaaaaaaatcctatgctCCCaggatgaaaattataaatggtTATGATATatatacttttctattttttaaaaaagatttatttatttggaagttacacagagagaagacagacatacacacacacacacacacagagagaatcttccatctggttcaccccctaaatggctgcaagggccagagctgagagaggcagaagccaggagaaaggaccTTCATCTGGAActtccacgtaggtggcaggggcccagaaaggagtttcatctgggtcttgcacatgagtggcaggggcccaaacacttggaccattttcccagggtattagaaggaagctggattggaagaggagcagcagtggggacagaaacccatatgggatgccagcattgcgggaagcagattaactcactgtgccacaatgctggacccaggaagttttttaaagattattttttttttcttcttaaacagTTGATAAAAGTGAAATCAAATTCGATTTCCTTAAGGTTCATTGTCCAatttagattttctgttttatttttctatttgataaATTGCATTTTTcagctttcaattttctttatgttcactaatgtttttctgttttccgtTACATGGATGTCTTTTTTTATactcattatttatttcctttcactTATTGAAGATTAAAGGATATCTTTGCTCTTTTCTCTCTAGCTTTTTTTGATGTGAAGCACTTCTTTCTATATGCTTAAGGCTATAAGTATTCTTGTAAATGCTACTTCATCTATATTACAAAACATATATGTTATAGTTTCAGTGTTGTTATtcagttgaaaatatttcttaattttctttgtgaTTAATGCTTTATCTTCTCATCACTTAAAAGTGAGTTGCTTAGTTCCCAAGTGTTCGTCTTCTTTCGAGATATATTGTTGTTATTGACTTGTAATTTCATTCAATTGTGATTAGAGAACATACCCTGAATGATTTCAGTCCTATTAAATATGTTAGACTTCATCTTCATTTATCCAGACATTGGTCTATCTGCACTTGAGAAGAATGTACACTCTGTCATTGGAAGGTACAGAGTTCTACAAATATAAACTAACTCATAATCATTGGAGAGAGTTGTTCACATTTTGTACATCTTGGCAGATTTATTTTATCATGTTCTTCGATTGCTGAAAGAAGAATGTTCACATCACCAGCTGTCACTACGGATGTGTATAACTTTCTCTTTCACACTGTCaaatttgtttcattattttgtaaCATGGTATTAGGGTCATAAGCTTATGTTTGTTATGTCTTCCTGATAAACGGAACCCCCCAGTTTTGTTGTGAAATGCCCTACTTTATCTTTGGTAGCATTTTTTCGTTgaagtttattttatcttatgCTATATTGTGACGCTTCCCTTCCTATGTATACTGTTTACATTTATATCTTTTTACCATcaataatatttcaataaattttttcaatatttctagTGTATCTCTGATAACACATTTTTGCTGGAATGTTTATTTACCTTCAAAACTTATAATATTATTCGCTATGGTTAGATTTAGGTCTgcaatttttctaattattttctaatgtcccttttgttgcttttcttctAATACTCCTTTACCTGTCCACTATTCAAtggaattcatttaattttttcttttggccTAGTAGCTTTAtatctttctgatttttattttagtatttaccCTAAAGATTACAGTATATTTCTTTAACTTTTCATAGTCTGCATAGAGTTAATATTCTATCACTTCACAAAATACATAGAAACCTTGGAACTGCATATGcccattttccctttctttcatattttgtgttgttttgtcaTATTCAGTGCATACTTCCATCAAATAAAaagtatcaactgtaataaaagatttaaaagtgttCATTTGGCTACAAATAGAAGAAGTTTACATGTGGATATCAGTAGGGTTAAAAGAGGTAGTATGACAGGATCTTGGAATGTCAGAgctggaaaatgatttttaaaaaattatcctgtTCTGTGTTTCCCCAGAGGGGCAGTATTGGCATTTTGAAAGAGACAATTCTAGATTGTACAAAACTGTCATGTATATTGTAGAACTCTTAATATCTCTGACATATGCCTGCCAAATTGCGACAATACCACTATACGTTTCCAAAATACACCCTAGGAATATTGTACAACTCTCACTTGAGAACTGTTATTACTCAATCTCCTCATTGTTTACATGGAGAAATTGAGATTCAAAGAAGTGAGGTTAACTTGCTGAGAGTtgaaattttttgtgtgtgtacagtAAGTGACTATATTCTTGTTCTCATTTCATGTCTCTTTTATCTGTACCATGCTCAACCTGAGATTAGTCATGAAAACATTCCAACTACAACTAAATATAAAACAACCTGGtaggaatttttatttcttatctccAAAATTAATGTTGGAAAAATCATTCTGAAGAAGAGGTGGGAATTTTGAATATGTCTTTACTATAAATATCATGGTCCTTCCATAGCTCCTAAACTCTAGTGCACTAGGAGCTGAATTTTCTATTATACCAGAAAACTTGATTAGCCACTTTCATAAAATACCCCATGTAAAACCATCATAGAAATGAATGCCCAAAATAATTTCAGTATTATAATTAGTGCTTATTTTGGTTTTGTATAAATAAGTATACATTTCCCTTTTTGAATTCTGAAAAAACTTAGTTCTTGCTAATTTTTCTAAGCTTTAATGAGCATATATGCAATCTTATGCTACTCATTGTCATAAGTACAACTACCCAAAGAGCTACTAAAAGCAGCTTGAAAAGGTATTCCCACAATTTTTCTACCCATGCACAATTTAGTTTGCACATTTCCAATTTGAGGCAGGTACTTCACTAAGTCTATGGAAAATCAGAATCTGTTTTAATTCAGCAATGTGGTGAACAGGGCAGGTGGTCTGGCTGGAGGACAGCCACTGAGGAGATGGCGTTGTGGTTCAGAAGGCCTAGGAAAAGAAATAACATGAAGTCCTGAATAGGAAAAGGCTAAATATGTACTGagattttacttcttcctttgggCAAGAGAAAGTTTAGATGGGACTGAAAACAAAGCCGCAAGGCAAATACACTAATAGAAACACTTAGCAGATGGATGGGGCAAAGGGGGTTCTGAGTGGGTGTTGGCAGGGATTGTCATAGTTCCTGGATGCTATCCAACCAGATTGATGCTTCTCAAGTAAGTAAAACTTTCTTTCTTAGCATTTGTTAGTAATTAATATGAAGGGTTTTCTCTAGGGTATTTCATGACTAGGTTGCATTAGATtacatattcatgtttttcaagtaacaaatatttactgaatgtatACTAGAAGTCTGGCACCATTGTAAAATGCTATGGTTATCACAAGTAAGGGGagagatagtgagggagagagggaaggaggaagagaggaagagagagagagagagaactttagTAGATTCTATTGGGGAGAGAGTATGGAGAATAAGGCAGATAGAAACTTCAGGTGGAAAATGTCAAGAAGAACATCTGATAAAGGGAGACTATGATGAGAGTATGTGAAAAAAGATGGGTCTTGGCAGAAGCAATAGCAAGTATAAATTCCCAAGGCTGGGGCAAGCCTAGCGTGTTTAAAGAATAGCAGAGAAGAATTGGTGAGAAGGCAATAAGGAAGGGGAGACTGGTAAAAGGAGATGCATAGTATTGTGATATACTCATGTCTAATTGTAAATGTGTGATAAAGTTTCTTATGATTTTTGAAAGAggattttgaaaaatagagttagcTATAGGTGAAGCCTCTCCCCAATGTTTAAGAACGTCTTTCTTGCTCTTTTCAATAACTGCACCTcagttccctttctctctgtattcatCAGTATATCCCTGTTTATCATTTTATCTCCTTCCCTAGATTTGGATTTAGCAGGCAGAACTAAATTAACCCAGGAGCTAGAGCAGACCTTCCTGGAAGACAAATTATATGCTAGGTGCCAACTCAACATAATGAGTCTTTACTATGACCAAGTTTCATCCCCAAAGGCAGATTCAGGATCATCTTAAGAGTCATTGGTGCAAGTTACCTTCTCTGCAGAAAATGAATGCAAGTTTCTCAACTCCTTAATCCTAATCCTTACAGTCTCTACTAAAATTTTCTCATCTACTATGACCCTAGACTGTTCTGTAGATGAATGCAtgtctttcatattatttttcttaaggtTGTGCATCTCTTCACACTCAGTTCTAACAACTCACTTTTGGCCATGAGTCCCTGAACTTATTCCTCTCCTATGACTTGAGAACTGCTGAATCTAGCAATTCCTAATTCCTAGGGCACTATTCATCTTATATTCTAAGTCTGCTGTGTAAAAAGCAAATTATGGTTGTCCATGTTAAACAAGATGATGGTTTAGACTAGGGGGATAGCTGTAGAAAGGGACCAATAAGGATAGATTAGAGGCATATTTAGCTGGGGATAGTCACAGAATGGGTGATAGATTGGCTATAGGCAGTGAGGGACAagacagttttcaaaaagttcacagaaaatgtaattaaaacataagtttatttcaCATAAATACTTTGAAAGCCatgcttatttttatataatatgtattttccatgaagcttttgaagacttctcatgcgtgtggatttcaatttctcctttttaaactATATTAAAGGTGTACAAACTTCCCACCCAACCcaccctctttcctctcctcttccccctcttaatttttacaatgatctgctttcagtttcctttatactcataagattaaccctacaccaagagttcaacaaatagtaagaagaagataatgctgttcttcaacagtggagacaagggctgtaaacaatcattgaagctcaaaatgtcaatttcacgcttatacattaccttttagatactctgttagttaccacagctTGGGGAAACACAGGGTGTGTGTCTTGTGGACTGGtctatttcattaagtataatggtttcaatttctttaatc
Coding sequences within it:
- the LOC133752487 gene encoding trifunctional purine biosynthetic protein adenosine-3-like, with amino-acid sequence MTFWRPPPHREPFEKLFSHGVKGQLAFGKIKYPLIIRIFYKLCIKGDVVIGIASSGLHSNVFSLVRKIVAQSSLQYSSPAPDGCGDQILGDLLLTPTRIYSHSLLPVLRSGHVKAFVHITSGGLLENIPRVLPPKCGVDLDAWTWRIPRIFSWLQQEGQLSEEEMVRTFNFGLGTALVVSNDQTERILRDIRQYQEEAWVIGSVVACPEGSPRVKVKKLAEAMQMNGSVLENSSLKNHCSVQPRKARVAVLISRTGSNLQALIDSTQDPNRSSHIVVVISNKAAVTGLEKAERAGIPTRVINHKLYENRAEFDNAVDQVLEEFSTDIVCLAGFMRILSGPFVRKWNGKMLNIHLSLLPSFKGANAHEQALEAGVTVTGCTVHFVSEDVDTGQIILQEAVPVKRGDTVATLSERVKLAEHKVFPAAFHLVACGAVWLGENGKICWVKEE